A single Mytilus trossulus isolate FHL-02 chromosome 12, PNRI_Mtr1.1.1.hap1, whole genome shotgun sequence DNA region contains:
- the LOC134693715 gene encoding hepatitis A virus cellular receptor 1-like, producing MNTFTLSYVISTLIIVCFGIPVLNTDKAIQIATELVSRGKAERLVTAAKCFTWCISRVKFDPTGEICTQVCNTQFPTTVSPTTTGIPTTSTISTTKVTPITSTITTTTATTTTTATTTTMAIPTTTIEKLNTVKSTINLETPTNAIPTHVIHIDSAIGK from the exons atgaataCCTTTACGTTGAGTTATGTTATATCAACTCTTATTATTGTGTGTTTTGGAATTCCAGTGTTAAATACCGATAAAG CAATTCAGATTGCAACAGAACTTGTATCTCGTGGAAAAGCAGAACGTCTTGTAACAGCAGCGAAGTGTTTCACGTGGTGCATCAGCAGAGTGAAATTTGACCCAACTGGCGAAATATGTACTCAAGTTTGTAACAC ACAGTTTCCAACGACTGTAAGTCCAACCACAACTGGTATTCCTACTACATCTACGATTTCAACTACTAAAGTTACTCCTATTACATCTACGATTACAACTACAACGGCTACTACAACTACAACGGCTACTACAACTACAATGGCTATTCCAACGACTACTATTGAAAAACTCAATACTGTGAAATCAACCATTAATCTGGAGACACCAACGAACGCAATACCAACACATGTTATCCACATTGACAGTGCGATTGGGAAATGA